GCCGGCCGGCCTGTACACCATGGCTGACGTTCTCGGACTGGATTAGTATCGGAAGGACAACCATGAAAATTCAACAGGCCGACAGGTTAAAGATGCTCCCCCCATATCTCTTTGCCGAGATAGACCGCAGGAAAACCGCATTGTCGGCCAAGGGGGTTGACATCATCAGCCTGGGCATCGGCGATCCGGATCTTCCCACACCGCCACACATAATTGACCGCCTGAAGAATGCCGCGGAAAATCCGGTTAATCACCAGTATCCAGGCTATGATGGGCTGTTGAGCTTCCGCCGGGCAATTGCCCAATGGTATGCCTCACGTTTCGGTGTGGACCTTGATCCCGAAAAAGAGATCGTCTCCCTCATCGGATCCAAGGAAGGCATCGCTCACATTCCTCTCGCCTTCGTCAATCCGGGCGACGTGGTGCTCTGCCCCGATCCGGCCTACCCAGTGTACAATATCGGCGCCCTTTTTGCCGGAGGGGTTCCCTATTTCATGCCCCTGAAGGAGGAAAACGGGTATCTACCCGACCTTCAAGCCGTGCCGAAGGACGTGCTTCAGCGCGCCAGGCTGCTTTTTCTAAACTATCCCAACAATCCGACATCAGCATGCGCCAATGGGGATTTCTTTCGCCAGGCTGTTGACTTTGCCGCTGAGAACGAGATTCTGGTGTGCCATGATGCCGCCTATACTGAGGTTTTCTTCGACGATGCGCCTCCCGTAAGCTTCCTGCAAACTCCAGGGGCCAGGGATGTGTGCATCGAGTTTCACTCCCTGTCGAAAACCTACAATATGACAGGATGGAGAATCGGGTTCGCGTCGGGCAATGCCGAAGCGGTGGCCGGGCTCGGGAGGATCAAGACCAACATCGATTCCGGAATTTTCCAGGCCGTCCAGGAGGCGGGAATCACCGCGCTTCAATCCGACCAGGCGCCGGTGGCCGAACTGCGGGGTATTTATCAGCGAAGAAGGGATCTGGCATGCCGCTTTTTAAGCGGCATGGGGTTTTCCTTCACCGTGCCCAAGGCCACCTTCTACCTCTGGGTGTCCACCCCGCCGGGCCTGTCCTCG
This genomic stretch from bacterium BMS3Abin14 harbors:
- the dapL gene encoding LL-diaminopimelate aminotransferase — translated: MKIQQADRLKMLPPYLFAEIDRRKTALSAKGVDIISLGIGDPDLPTPPHIIDRLKNAAENPVNHQYPGYDGLLSFRRAIAQWYASRFGVDLDPEKEIVSLIGSKEGIAHIPLAFVNPGDVVLCPDPAYPVYNIGALFAGGVPYFMPLKEENGYLPDLQAVPKDVLQRARLLFLNYPNNPTSACANGDFFRQAVDFAAENEILVCHDAAYTEVFFDDAPPVSFLQTPGARDVCIEFHSLSKTYNMTGWRIGFASGNAEAVAGLGRIKTNIDSGIFQAVQEAGITALQSDQAPVAELRGIYQRRRDLACRFLSGMGFSFTVPKATFYLWVSTPPGLSSADFVSRVLQETGVVLTPGNGFGKHGEGYFRISLTVSEQRLEEALTRMGRLQW